A portion of the Malania oleifera isolate guangnan ecotype guangnan chromosome 3, ASM2987363v1, whole genome shotgun sequence genome contains these proteins:
- the LOC131151147 gene encoding leucine-rich repeat extensin-like protein 4 produces the protein MKKNTHTPYYPPCCFHPLAATIFFRILLLIWVSTIPPSAAQRSLVFENTRIKNAYIALQAWKQAIISDPLNLTSDWVGPDVCNYTGVFCSQATDDSSVRTVAGVDLNHGDIAGYLPEELGLLRDLALFHVNSNRFCGGVPNSFSSFKILFELDLSNNRFAGKFPEVVLGLPGLKYLDLRFNEFEGKVPRELFDKSLDAIFINNNRFAFDVPENLGNSPVSVLVLANNKFRGCVPASLGNMSRTLNELILMNNGFRSCWPPEIRLLKNLVVLDVSFNGFVGPLPETMGGMVKLEQLNVAHNMLSGTIPASICALPNLQNFTYSYNFFTGEPPGCLALPDFDDRSNCLRGRPAQRSTLQCRKFLSKPVHCASFKCNDPLDPSSPPPAPPPPQPVPPPPSPLPAPPSSLPPTRPVSPPPPPPPPPPPNSPPPSPPQTEPPHPPPPSLSLPPAPVFNDPLPPIIGISYASPPPPPFY, from the coding sequence ATGAAGAAAAACACTCACACTCCCTACTATCCTCCATGTTGTTTTCATCCTTTGGCTGCAACAATATTCTTCCGCATCCTCCTCCTCATCTGGGTCTCCACCATTCCCCCCAGTGCTGCTCAGCGCTCACTGGTTTTTGAAAATACAAGAATAAAAAACGCCTACATTGCTCTCCAAGCTTGGAAACAAGCCATCATCTCCGATCCCTTGAATCTCACCTCCGACTGGGTCGGACCCGACGTCTGCAACTACACCGGCGTCTTCTGCTCCCAAGCTACCGATGACTCTAGCGTTCGCACCGTCGCCGGCGTCGACCTCAACCACGGGGACATCGCCGGGTACCTCCCGGAGGAACTCGGCCTTCTTCGCGACCTCGCATTGTTCCATGTTAACTCGAACAGGTTCTGCGGGGGGGTTCCGAACAGCTTCTCGAGCTTTAAGATCTTGTTCGAACTCGATTTGAGCAACAATCGGTTTGCCGGGAAGTTCCCGGAGGTGGTTCTCGGTCTCCCGGGGCTTAAATATCTGGACCTCCGGTTCAATGAGTTCGAAGGGAAAGTCCCGAGAGAGTTGTTCGACAAAAGCCTCGATGCCATCTTCATTAACAACAACAGGTTCGCTTTCGACGTGCCGGAAAACTTAGGGAACTCGCCGGTGTCCGTCCTGGTTCTTGCGAATAACAAGTTCCGAGGTTGCGTGCCGGCGAGCTTGGGCAACATGTCTCGGACCTTGAACGAGCTGATTCTGATGAACAACGGGTTCCGCTCGTGCTGGCCGCCGGAGATCCGGTTGTTGAAGAACTTGGTTGTTCTCGATGTGAGCTTCAATGGGTTTGTGGGGCCATTGCCGGAGACAATGGGAGGGATGGTGAAGTTGGAGCAGCTGAATGTGGCTCACAATATGCTTTCCGGGACGATTCCGGCGAGCATCTGTGCACTTCCGAATCTGCAGAACTTTACCTATTCGTACAATTTCTTCACCGGCGAGCCTCCAGGATGTTTGGCTTTGCCGGATTTTGATGATCGGAGTAATTGTTTGCGGGGAAGGCCGGCACAGAGATCCACATTGCAATGTAGAAAGTTCTTGTCTAAGCCTGTTCATTGTGCTTCATTCAAATGTAATGATCCACTTGATCCATCTTCACCTCCACCTGCACCACCACCGCCGCAGCCAGTGCCACCACCCCCTTCTCCATTACCAGCTCCGCCCTCCTCACTACCGCCGACGCGTCCAGTTTCCCCGCCACCTCCACCTCCACCTCCGCCTCCTCCAAATTCACCACCACCCTCACCACCGCAAACAGAACCTCCGCATCCTCCGCCACCATCGCTGTCGCTGCCGCCGGCTCCGGTATTCAACGACCCATTGCCACCAATTATCGGGATTTCATACGCATCTCCTCCACCACCGCCTTTCTATTGA